One genomic window of Brevundimonas vesicularis includes the following:
- the purT gene encoding formate-dependent phosphoribosylglycinamide formyltransferase: MAMKLGTPLSDTAVRVMLLGSGELGKEVAIELQRLGVEVIAVDRYPNAPAMQVAHRSHVIPMTDAQVLNGVILAEAPHFIVPEIEAIATEVLADIEAAGMATVIPTARAVQLTMNREGIRKLAAEALGLPTSPYAFAGSAKELAAGAEAVGYPNFVKPVMSSSGKGQSFVEGADEIADAWTYAQDSGRVAGARVIVEGRIDFDFEITLLTVRSRDADGSTRTDFCAPIGHRQVKGDYVESWQPQAMTPAAQAASQDIAAKVTEALGGYGVFGVELFVKGDQVWFSEVSPRPHDTGLVTLASQTMSEFALHARAILGLPVDVTQREPAASAVIYGGMDAQGIAFEGVAEALSVPTADLRLFGKPEAFERRRMGVAVARGADVEQARDRAREAAGRVKVVRN; the protein is encoded by the coding sequence ATCGCCATGAAACTCGGCACCCCGCTTTCCGACACCGCCGTGCGCGTCATGCTGCTGGGCTCGGGCGAACTGGGCAAGGAAGTCGCTATCGAGCTTCAGCGGCTCGGTGTCGAGGTCATCGCCGTCGATCGCTATCCCAATGCCCCGGCCATGCAGGTCGCTCACCGCAGCCACGTCATCCCCATGACCGACGCCCAGGTGCTGAACGGCGTCATCCTGGCCGAGGCCCCGCACTTCATCGTGCCCGAGATTGAGGCCATCGCCACCGAGGTTCTGGCCGATATCGAGGCCGCCGGCATGGCGACGGTCATCCCGACGGCTCGCGCGGTGCAGCTGACGATGAACCGCGAGGGCATCCGCAAACTGGCCGCCGAAGCGCTGGGTCTTCCCACCAGCCCCTACGCCTTCGCGGGCTCGGCCAAGGAACTGGCCGCCGGCGCCGAGGCCGTCGGCTATCCCAACTTCGTCAAGCCGGTCATGTCCTCGTCGGGCAAGGGCCAGTCCTTCGTCGAAGGCGCCGATGAAATCGCCGACGCCTGGACCTACGCCCAAGACAGCGGCCGCGTCGCCGGCGCCCGCGTCATCGTCGAGGGACGCATCGACTTCGACTTCGAGATCACGCTGCTGACCGTCCGCTCGCGCGACGCCGACGGCTCGACCCGCACCGATTTCTGCGCGCCCATCGGCCACCGCCAGGTCAAGGGCGACTACGTCGAAAGCTGGCAGCCGCAGGCCATGACGCCCGCTGCGCAGGCCGCCTCCCAAGACATCGCCGCCAAGGTCACCGAGGCGCTGGGCGGTTACGGCGTCTTCGGCGTCGAACTGTTCGTCAAGGGCGACCAGGTTTGGTTCTCCGAGGTCTCTCCTCGCCCGCACGACACTGGCCTGGTCACCCTGGCCAGCCAGACCATGAGCGAGTTCGCGCTGCACGCCCGCGCCATCCTGGGTCTGCCCGTCGACGTGACCCAGCGCGAGCCCGCCGCCAGCGCCGTCATCTATGGCGGCATGGACGCGCAAGGTATCGCCTTCGAGGGCGTTGCGGAGGCACTGTCGGTCCCGACCGCCGATCTGCGTCTGTTCGGAAAGCCCGAGGCCTTCGAGCGCCGCCGCATGGGCGTGGCTGTCGCCCGCGGCGCCGACGTCGAACAGGCCCGCGACCGCGCGCGTGAAGCCGCCGGACGGGTCAAGGTCGTTCGGAACTGA
- the tkt gene encoding transketolase, which produces MANAIRVLAMDGVEKAKSGHPGMPMGMADVATVLFSRFLKFDASRPDWADRDRFILSAGHGSMLIYALLHLTGYKGATKEELSNFRQWGSKTAGHPEYGHMPGVEVTTGPLGQGLATSVGFAMAERHLAAKYGDDLVDHRTWVIAGDGCLMEGVSQEAIALAGRYKLNKLHVLWDDNEITIDGKVSLSDTTDQKARFKAAGWAVKAIDGHDMNAIKGAMKWAMRQDKPTLIACKTKIGKGAATMEGSHKTHGAALGAAEIAATRLGLAWDHDPFEMPQTIADAWKKVGRRGAKDRKKWEARLAASAQAADFTRAMKGDLPEAAFDALNAKIAELVETQPAQATRQSSGAALDELFAAIPELVGGSADLTGSNNTFVKGTPILDAPTYEGRYVNWGIREFGMAAAMNGLALHGGVIPYGGTFMVFSDYSRPAIRLGALMGVRAIHVLTHDSIGLGEDGPTHQPVEHLAALRAIPNLLVFRPADTIEAMECWQIALQTKTAPSALALSRQKTPAVRTVASTENLSAQNLCAKGAYEIKAASGEAKATLFGTGTELALALKAAETLEAEGVATRVVSVPSFELFEQQDAAYQASVIGRGTVRVAVEAAIKQGWERFIGEDGAFIGMTGFGASAPAEVLYEKFNITSDAIVAAVKARL; this is translated from the coding sequence ATGGCGAACGCCATTCGCGTCCTCGCCATGGACGGCGTCGAGAAGGCCAAGTCCGGCCACCCCGGCATGCCGATGGGCATGGCCGACGTCGCCACGGTGCTGTTTTCTCGCTTCCTGAAGTTCGACGCCTCCCGCCCCGACTGGGCCGACCGCGACCGCTTCATCCTGTCAGCCGGCCACGGCTCGATGCTGATCTACGCCCTGCTGCACCTGACCGGCTATAAGGGCGCGACGAAGGAAGAACTGTCCAACTTCCGTCAGTGGGGCTCCAAGACCGCCGGGCACCCGGAATACGGCCATATGCCGGGCGTCGAGGTCACGACCGGCCCGCTGGGTCAGGGCCTGGCCACTTCCGTCGGTTTCGCCATGGCCGAGCGCCATCTGGCGGCGAAGTATGGCGACGATCTGGTCGATCACCGCACCTGGGTCATCGCCGGCGACGGCTGCCTGATGGAAGGCGTGTCGCAGGAAGCCATCGCGCTTGCCGGCCGCTACAAGCTGAACAAGCTGCACGTCCTGTGGGACGACAACGAGATCACCATCGACGGCAAGGTCTCCCTGTCGGACACCACCGATCAGAAGGCTCGTTTCAAGGCCGCCGGATGGGCGGTCAAGGCGATCGACGGCCACGACATGAACGCCATCAAGGGCGCGATGAAGTGGGCCATGCGTCAGGACAAGCCCACCCTGATCGCCTGCAAGACCAAGATCGGCAAGGGCGCCGCCACGATGGAAGGCAGCCACAAGACCCACGGCGCGGCCCTGGGCGCCGCCGAGATCGCCGCCACGCGCCTGGGCCTGGCCTGGGATCACGATCCCTTCGAAATGCCCCAGACCATCGCCGACGCCTGGAAGAAGGTCGGCCGTCGCGGCGCCAAGGATCGCAAGAAGTGGGAGGCCCGCCTCGCCGCCTCGGCCCAGGCCGCCGACTTCACCCGCGCCATGAAGGGCGACCTGCCCGAGGCCGCCTTCGACGCCCTGAACGCCAAGATCGCCGAACTGGTCGAGACCCAGCCGGCCCAGGCGACGCGCCAGTCGTCGGGCGCGGCGCTCGACGAACTGTTCGCCGCCATTCCCGAACTGGTCGGCGGCTCGGCCGACCTGACCGGCTCGAACAACACCTTCGTCAAGGGCACGCCGATCCTGGATGCGCCGACCTATGAGGGCCGCTACGTCAACTGGGGCATCCGCGAGTTCGGCATGGCCGCGGCCATGAACGGTCTGGCCTTGCATGGCGGGGTCATCCCCTACGGCGGCACCTTCATGGTGTTTTCGGACTACAGCCGCCCGGCCATCCGCCTGGGCGCCCTGATGGGCGTGCGCGCCATCCACGTCCTGACGCACGACTCGATCGGCCTGGGCGAAGACGGCCCGACGCACCAGCCGGTGGAACATCTGGCGGCCCTGCGCGCCATTCCGAACCTGCTGGTCTTCCGCCCCGCCGACACCATCGAGGCGATGGAGTGCTGGCAGATCGCCCTGCAGACCAAGACCGCGCCGTCGGCCCTGGCGCTGTCGCGCCAGAAGACCCCGGCTGTCCGCACCGTCGCCTCGACCGAAAACCTGTCGGCCCAGAATCTCTGTGCAAAGGGCGCCTATGAGATCAAGGCCGCCAGTGGCGAGGCCAAGGCCACCCTGTTCGGCACCGGCACGGAACTGGCTCTGGCGCTGAAGGCCGCCGAGACGCTGGAAGCCGAAGGCGTAGCGACCCGCGTCGTCTCGGTCCCGTCGTTCGAACTGTTCGAACAGCAGGACGCCGCCTATCAGGCCTCGGTCATCGGCCGCGGCACGGTCCGCGTCGCCGTGGAAGCCGCGATCAAGCAAGGCTGGGAACGCTTCATCGGCGAAGACGGCGCCTTCATCGGCATGACCGGCTTCGGCGCCTCGGCCCCGGCCGAGGTTCTGTACGAGAAGTTCAACATCACCTCGGACGCCATCGTCGCGGCGGTCAAGGCGCGGCTGTAA
- a CDS encoding cell division protein ZapA produces the protein MATVTVEVNGRPYAVGCADGQEERVRILAKQFDNQVRQVAGDVGHVGDLRLFLMSALILADELHEARLNVGKAGPSSATAPAAASTDGVAEALNAVAARIEKIAQNL, from the coding sequence ATGGCGACGGTGACGGTCGAGGTCAACGGTCGCCCCTATGCGGTGGGCTGCGCCGACGGACAGGAAGAGCGCGTGCGCATCCTGGCCAAACAGTTCGACAACCAGGTGCGCCAGGTCGCAGGCGACGTGGGCCATGTCGGCGATCTGCGGCTGTTTCTGATGTCCGCGCTGATCCTGGCCGACGAACTGCATGAGGCGCGGCTGAACGTCGGCAAGGCGGGGCCTTCGTCAGCGACCGCCCCGGCGGCGGCTTCGACGGACGGGGTGGCCGAGGCGCTGAACGCCGTCGCCGCGCGGATCGAAAAGATCGCCCAGAACCTCTAA
- a CDS encoding 5-formyltetrahydrofolate cyclo-ligase: MSTRRGGSMIQDKHELRSAARALRKRLAEADPLAASRAADHADALPAARIVALYRAMGSELATDALAAALEAAGRRLCLPVVVQRDAPMEFRAWSPGEPLEMDAAGCPAPLPLAEVVMPDLILTPLLAFDDHGGRLGQGGGYYDRTFAARPDAIRIGFAYVGQRVERLALEPHDIRLHGVLTEAGYKEV, encoded by the coding sequence ATGAGCACGCGTAGGGGCGGTTCGATGATCCAGGACAAGCACGAACTTCGATCGGCCGCCCGCGCCTTGCGCAAGCGTCTGGCCGAGGCCGACCCGCTGGCCGCCAGCCGGGCGGCGGACCATGCCGATGCGCTTCCTGCCGCTCGAATCGTCGCGCTCTATCGCGCCATGGGGTCGGAGCTGGCCACCGACGCCTTGGCTGCGGCGCTGGAGGCGGCGGGCCGCCGACTGTGCCTGCCGGTCGTGGTCCAGCGCGACGCGCCGATGGAGTTTCGCGCCTGGTCGCCCGGCGAGCCGCTGGAGATGGACGCCGCCGGATGCCCGGCGCCGCTGCCGCTGGCGGAAGTCGTCATGCCGGACCTGATCCTGACGCCGCTGCTGGCCTTTGACGATCATGGCGGGCGCCTGGGGCAGGGCGGGGGCTATTATGACCGGACCTTCGCCGCGCGACCCGACGCCATCCGCATCGGTTTCGCCTACGTCGGCCAAAGGGTCGAGCGGCTGGCGTTGGAGCCGCACGACATTCGACTGCATGGCGTTCTGACGGAGGCGGGCTACAAAGAGGTGTGA
- the vapB gene encoding type II toxin-antitoxin system VapB family antitoxin — MGYVIDISARSADMFSMSGALKATVFKSNRSQAVRLPKAVAFPDDVKELRVIKEGKGLLLLPANAVWDDFFDKPGIDIEEPADPVDDTVISFD, encoded by the coding sequence ATGGGATATGTCATTGACATATCCGCCCGTTCGGCTGATATGTTCAGCATGTCAGGCGCTCTGAAAGCCACTGTGTTCAAGTCGAACCGTTCGCAAGCGGTGCGGTTGCCCAAGGCCGTGGCTTTTCCCGATGATGTCAAAGAGTTGCGAGTGATCAAGGAGGGCAAAGGTCTTCTTCTGCTGCCCGCTAACGCCGTCTGGGACGATTTCTTCGACAAGCCTGGGATCGACATCGAAGAGCCCGCCGATCCAGTGGATGACACCGTGATCTCGTTCGACTGA
- the vapC gene encoding tRNA(fMet)-specific endonuclease VapC produces MLETMLDTSVCVRALRDRSGVLRSHFRSSADRLCISTIALMELLYGANLSSKPDHHKAEVEDFVQRLVLLDFDDEAAAHAADIKTSLKRAGTPIGAHDTLIAGHARSRGLLLLTGNLGEFQRVPGLRCQDWAESKT; encoded by the coding sequence ATGCTTGAAACCATGCTGGACACCAGCGTGTGCGTTCGCGCGCTGAGAGATCGCTCGGGCGTTCTGCGATCGCACTTCCGGTCGAGCGCCGATCGTCTCTGTATTTCGACGATTGCGTTGATGGAATTGTTGTACGGCGCGAACCTGTCGTCGAAACCAGATCATCACAAGGCCGAGGTCGAGGATTTCGTTCAACGGCTGGTCTTGCTGGACTTCGATGACGAGGCAGCTGCACACGCTGCCGACATCAAGACTTCTCTCAAGAGAGCCGGAACCCCTATCGGCGCTCACGACACCTTGATTGCAGGCCACGCCCGCAGTCGGGGCCTGCTCTTGTTGACAGGCAACTTGGGTGAGTTCCAACGCGTTCCCGGTCTGCGTTGCCAGGACTGGGCGGAGAGTAAGACTTGA
- a CDS encoding TIGR00282 family metallophosphoesterase: MRLAFFGDVIGKAGRDGISDHLPGLKRDLKLDFVVVNAENAAGGFGITENTARELFMAGADCLTLGNHSWDQREALTYIVREPRLIRPANYPRLMDAPGAGANLFETHSGRTVLVMNVLGRVHMDPMDDPFGAVERELAAAPLGAVADAVIVDMHAEVTSEKMAMGHFCDGRASLVVGTHTHVPTADCQILPGGTAYQTDAGGCCDYDSVIGNEKEEPLRRFTTRISGGRYMPASGPATVCGVFVETDDRTGLATRVEPIRVGGRLSQAIPVV, translated from the coding sequence TTGAGACTGGCCTTCTTCGGCGACGTCATCGGCAAGGCCGGCCGTGACGGCATCAGCGATCATCTTCCGGGCCTTAAGCGGGACCTGAAACTCGACTTCGTGGTGGTGAATGCGGAGAACGCCGCGGGCGGCTTCGGCATCACCGAGAACACGGCGCGCGAGCTGTTCATGGCGGGCGCCGACTGCCTGACGCTGGGCAACCACAGCTGGGACCAGCGCGAGGCGCTGACCTATATCGTGCGCGAGCCGCGCCTGATCCGGCCGGCCAACTATCCGCGCCTGATGGATGCGCCGGGCGCCGGGGCCAATCTGTTCGAGACCCATTCGGGCCGCACGGTCCTGGTGATGAACGTGCTGGGCCGGGTGCATATGGACCCGATGGACGATCCGTTCGGGGCGGTGGAGCGCGAGCTGGCCGCGGCGCCGCTGGGCGCGGTGGCGGACGCCGTGATCGTGGACATGCATGCCGAGGTCACGTCCGAGAAGATGGCGATGGGCCATTTTTGCGACGGGCGCGCGTCGCTGGTGGTCGGCACCCACACCCATGTGCCCACTGCCGACTGCCAGATCCTGCCCGGCGGCACGGCCTATCAGACCGACGCCGGGGGCTGCTGCGACTACGACAGCGTGATCGGCAACGAGAAGGAAGAGCCGCTACGCCGCTTCACCACCCGGATTTCGGGCGGCCGCTACATGCCCGCCTCCGGCCCGGCGACGGTATGCGGGGTCTTCGTCGAGACCGACGACCGAACGGGGCTGGCGACGCGGGTCGAGCCGATCCGGGTCGGCGGGCGGTTGTCTCAGGCGATTCCGGTCGTCTGA
- a CDS encoding alkaline phosphatase D family protein, with the protein MTTLALSRRSMLAAFGGGLALSHTGPALAQAVFDTNPFRLGVTAGDPLPDGFVIWTRLAPNPLAYGSGMPRAPVAVKWEVAADRSFNTIVRSGEAIARPELGHSVHVEVEGLEPARPYFYRFQCGTERSGVGRAKTAPLVGASPASVRFGVAGCQAYEQGYYTAHRKMAAEDLDFIFCYGDYIYENRGDPIYQSAAGPLDITRVHLGGEVYSLDDYRRRYSQYTMDADLLASRASAAWFCTYDDHEVDNDWVSETDQEGSPPEVFLLRRAAAMQAFYEFMPMRKSAFPRGAAMQAYRRAQYGDLLDMAFLDTRQFRTDQPCGGRFNVTCPGIEATAAQVLGDAQEAWLLTNLDRSKARWKALAQQVMMMDLNRNTSGGQGVNTDSWAGYRVPRNRLLRHIRDRRLDNVVVLTGDEHQNYAGGLWLDGSQPEGAPIAVEFVGTSISSRGDGSDRGSDYEPFMAANPQLKFRNSQRGYMVCEVTPNLWTTQFKVLDKVSDRDGTLSLRQTMVIEAGSNTLTTA; encoded by the coding sequence ATGACGACACTCGCCCTCTCTCGCCGTTCGATGCTGGCCGCCTTCGGAGGAGGCCTCGCGCTGTCGCATACCGGCCCCGCCCTGGCCCAGGCCGTCTTCGACACCAACCCCTTCCGACTGGGCGTCACGGCCGGCGATCCTCTGCCCGACGGCTTCGTCATCTGGACGCGACTTGCGCCCAATCCCCTCGCCTATGGCTCCGGCATGCCCCGCGCGCCCGTCGCGGTAAAATGGGAGGTCGCCGCCGACCGAAGCTTCAACACCATCGTCCGTTCCGGCGAGGCGATCGCGCGACCAGAACTGGGCCACTCCGTCCACGTCGAGGTCGAAGGGCTGGAGCCGGCCCGCCCCTATTTCTATCGTTTCCAGTGCGGGACCGAGCGCAGCGGCGTCGGCCGCGCCAAGACCGCGCCCCTGGTCGGCGCCTCGCCGGCTTCCGTCCGCTTCGGCGTCGCCGGCTGCCAGGCCTATGAGCAGGGCTACTACACCGCCCACCGCAAGATGGCGGCGGAGGATCTCGATTTCATCTTCTGCTACGGCGACTACATCTACGAAAATCGGGGCGACCCGATCTATCAGTCGGCCGCAGGTCCGCTGGACATTACGCGCGTCCATCTTGGCGGAGAGGTCTACAGCCTCGACGACTATCGCCGCCGCTATTCCCAGTACACGATGGATGCTGACCTGCTGGCCTCGCGCGCCTCGGCGGCCTGGTTCTGCACCTATGACGACCACGAGGTCGACAACGATTGGGTCAGCGAAACAGACCAGGAAGGCTCTCCGCCAGAGGTCTTCCTGCTGCGGCGCGCCGCCGCCATGCAGGCCTTCTACGAGTTCATGCCGATGCGGAAGTCGGCCTTCCCGCGCGGCGCCGCCATGCAGGCCTATCGCCGGGCCCAGTACGGCGACCTGCTGGACATGGCCTTCCTCGACACCCGACAGTTCCGCACGGACCAGCCCTGCGGCGGCCGCTTCAACGTCACCTGCCCCGGCATAGAGGCCACGGCGGCTCAGGTGTTGGGCGACGCCCAGGAGGCCTGGCTGCTGACCAATCTGGATCGCTCGAAGGCCCGCTGGAAGGCCCTGGCCCAGCAGGTCATGATGATGGACCTGAACCGCAACACCTCAGGCGGCCAGGGGGTCAACACCGACAGCTGGGCCGGCTATCGCGTGCCCCGCAATCGCCTGCTGCGCCACATCCGCGACCGCCGCCTCGACAATGTGGTGGTCCTGACCGGCGACGAACATCAGAACTACGCAGGCGGCCTGTGGCTGGACGGCAGCCAGCCCGAAGGCGCCCCTATCGCGGTCGAGTTCGTCGGCACCTCGATCAGCTCGCGCGGCGACGGTTCGGATCGCGGGTCCGACTACGAGCCGTTCATGGCGGCCAATCCCCAGCTGAAGTTCCGAAACTCCCAGCGCGGCTACATGGTGTGCGAAGTGACGCCTAACCTCTGGACCACCCAGTTTAAAGTTCTGGACAAGGTGTCGGACCGCGACGGGACGCTCAGCCTGCGCCAGACCATGGTGATCGAGGCCGGCTCGAACACCCTTACAACCGCCTGA
- a CDS encoding glycosyltransferase family 4 protein has product MRTAILLPPGCLFSESQPNSMETVVRTMAGVDQGGETRIFCCSGADDDQAPGVDALPAGRSRMPTLIKRLRAFRPDVIEHHQQVKQALAVQQALPDTPHLLYRHNALRPPRHPIDRWRYRARYERLDGLIFVSVAERDAFVRTFPDLDDRAFAVPNPIDAGAWLASPEDREPMIAFAGRAMPEKGVDVLCAALPAVLDAHPDWRAVLMLNDWDDHARWAAGHVAPLERYGDRVEVLKSAPLGEVRRRMQTAAIALTPSVWDEPFGLTAVEAHAAGAALISSGRGGLREASGDHALYVDALTPATLRSAMDRLIRHPEERVVLARAGQRYVMDVHTPQRRAAELEQVRQVVRDRRRSTAEHAARKSFTSPR; this is encoded by the coding sequence TTGCGCACCGCCATCCTGCTCCCACCGGGCTGCCTGTTTTCCGAATCCCAGCCGAACTCGATGGAGACGGTCGTACGGACGATGGCGGGCGTCGATCAGGGCGGCGAGACGCGTATCTTCTGCTGCAGCGGCGCGGACGACGACCAAGCGCCGGGCGTGGACGCCCTGCCGGCGGGGCGCAGCCGCATGCCCACCCTGATCAAAAGGCTGCGCGCCTTTCGGCCCGATGTGATCGAACATCATCAGCAGGTGAAACAGGCGTTGGCGGTGCAGCAGGCCCTGCCCGACACCCCCCACCTGCTCTATCGCCACAACGCGCTTCGCCCGCCGCGCCATCCCATCGACCGCTGGCGGTATCGGGCGCGTTATGAGCGGCTGGATGGCCTGATCTTCGTCAGCGTGGCGGAGCGCGACGCCTTTGTGCGCACCTTCCCCGATCTTGACGACCGAGCCTTCGCGGTGCCCAACCCCATCGATGCCGGCGCCTGGCTGGCCTCGCCGGAGGATCGAGAGCCGATGATCGCCTTCGCCGGGCGCGCCATGCCGGAGAAAGGCGTCGATGTGTTGTGCGCGGCCCTGCCAGCTGTTCTGGACGCCCACCCCGACTGGCGCGCCGTGCTGATGCTGAACGACTGGGACGACCACGCGCGCTGGGCGGCCGGGCATGTCGCGCCGCTGGAGCGTTACGGCGACCGGGTCGAGGTGCTCAAGTCCGCGCCCTTGGGCGAGGTGCGGCGGCGAATGCAGACGGCGGCCATCGCCCTGACGCCGTCGGTCTGGGACGAGCCGTTCGGCCTGACGGCCGTGGAGGCCCATGCGGCGGGCGCAGCGCTCATCTCCTCCGGCCGGGGCGGCCTTCGCGAGGCCAGCGGCGATCACGCCCTCTATGTTGACGCCCTAACGCCTGCGACCTTGCGGTCAGCGATGGACCGTCTGATCCGCCACCCGGAGGAGCGCGTCGTCCTGGCCCGCGCAGGACAACGCTACGTCATGGATGTTCATACGCCGCAACGCCGCGCCGCCGAACTGGAGCAGGTTCGTCAGGTCGTGAGGGACCGACGCCGATCGACGGCTGAACATGCCGCTCGGAAATCTTTCACATCGCCGCGATAG
- a CDS encoding cytochrome P450, giving the protein MDATTADTIFRPAIPPRRAGKPLSLLPFLWISWRDPIQMWSERHFTEPQLHGSSAFGEILVVSHPEGVRHVLTENAANYVKGDLQRRVLGPMLAEGLLLTEGEVWRRARRILAPLFTPAKMATLNARMAEVCHARVAAWSLSARGRVLDIDSEMSGLTFDILSATMFSDELGGEARGFERALNQFLANGARIDPLDVLGAPDWAPRLGRLASFRSARFFEQRVTKLVEARRARIESGDAPPDDLLSALLLAKGENGGPGLTDEEVAANILTFILAGHETTARALGWTLHLLSRQPEHLARLQAEADTFDVSDPKWAEALPWTRAVLEETMRLFPPAPTMARKALADDEIGGQPIKAGATVIISPWILQRHSLLWDDPDAFQPERFLPENRKAIDRYAYIPFSAGPRVCIGAAFALQEAMIALAAILRVADVEALTTVEPRPVHQVTLRSREPMRLRLRARRRV; this is encoded by the coding sequence ATTTTCCGCCCTGCCATACCGCCCCGGCGCGCGGGCAAACCGCTGTCGCTGCTGCCGTTCCTGTGGATCAGTTGGCGCGATCCGATCCAGATGTGGTCCGAGCGGCATTTCACCGAGCCGCAACTGCATGGATCCTCAGCCTTCGGCGAAATCCTGGTGGTCAGCCATCCCGAGGGCGTGCGTCACGTCCTGACCGAGAACGCCGCCAACTATGTGAAGGGCGATCTGCAACGGCGGGTGCTGGGGCCTATGCTGGCTGAGGGCCTGCTGCTGACAGAGGGCGAGGTCTGGCGTCGTGCCCGGCGGATCCTCGCGCCCCTGTTCACCCCGGCCAAGATGGCCACGCTGAACGCCCGGATGGCCGAGGTCTGTCACGCGCGCGTGGCTGCCTGGTCGCTGTCGGCGCGCGGGCGGGTGCTGGATATCGACAGCGAAATGTCGGGCCTGACCTTCGACATCCTGTCGGCGACCATGTTCTCGGACGAGCTGGGCGGCGAGGCGCGTGGTTTCGAGCGGGCGCTGAACCAGTTTCTGGCCAATGGCGCGCGCATCGATCCGCTGGACGTGCTGGGCGCGCCGGACTGGGCCCCGCGCCTGGGCCGGCTGGCCAGTTTCCGCTCGGCCCGCTTCTTCGAGCAGCGCGTCACGAAGCTCGTCGAGGCCCGACGCGCCCGGATCGAGAGCGGCGACGCGCCGCCCGACGACCTGCTCAGCGCGCTTCTGCTGGCCAAAGGCGAGAACGGTGGTCCGGGCCTGACCGACGAAGAGGTCGCGGCCAACATTCTGACCTTCATCCTGGCGGGTCACGAGACGACGGCCCGCGCCCTGGGCTGGACCCTACATCTGCTGTCGCGCCAGCCGGAGCATCTGGCCCGGCTCCAGGCCGAGGCCGACACCTTCGACGTCTCCGATCCGAAATGGGCCGAGGCCCTGCCGTGGACCCGCGCCGTGCTGGAGGAGACGATGCGCCTGTTTCCGCCCGCGCCGACCATGGCCCGCAAGGCCCTGGCCGACGACGAGATCGGCGGCCAACCGATCAAGGCCGGCGCCACAGTCATCATCTCGCCGTGGATCCTCCAGCGCCACAGCCTCCTGTGGGACGACCCCGACGCCTTCCAGCCCGAGCGTTTCCTGCCCGAGAACCGCAAGGCCATTGATCGCTACGCCTACATTCCCTTCAGCGCCGGGCCGCGCGTCTGCATCGGCGCCGCCTTCGCCCTGCAGGAGGCGATGATCGCTCTGGCCGCCATCCTCCGCGTCGCCGATGTCGAGGCCCTGACCACCGTCGAGCCCCGTCCGGTCCACCAGGTCACCCTGCGCAGCCGCGAGCCGATGCGATTGCGGCTGAGGGCGCGGCGCAGAGTCTGA